A stretch of Pygocentrus nattereri isolate fPygNat1 chromosome 8, fPygNat1.pri, whole genome shotgun sequence DNA encodes these proteins:
- the cryba1l1 gene encoding crystallin, beta A1, like 1 yields the protein MYRFSRSAMMHPMVNSGMGMAPFWKVTVFEQEHFQGKCQEFTSECCNIQQCGFDNIRSIRVESGAWVGYEHNDFQGQQFVLERGEYPHWDSYCGNLAYHVERFMSFRPIYCAAHQSSRMMIFEKEYFMGRSVELCDDYPSLQAMGWCGMEVGSMHVQCGAFVCYEFPGYRGRQYIMECERHSGDYQHWRYWGSHSQTPQIQSIRRIQH from the exons ATGTATCGATTCAGCCGATCCGCCATGATGCACCCTATGGTGAACTCTGGCATGGGAATGGCCCCCTTCTGGAAG GTGACCGTGTTCGAGCAGGAGCATTTCCAGGGCAAGTGTCAGGAGTTCACCTCCGAGTGCTGCAACATCCAGCAGTGCGGCTTCGACAACATCCGCTCCATCCGCGTGGAGAGTGGCGC CTGGGTGGGTTATGAGCACAATGACTTCCAGGGGCAGCAGTTTGTCCTGGAGAGAGGAGAGTACCCCCACTGGGACTCTTACTGTGGAAACCTGGCCTACCATGTGGAGAGATTCATGTCCTTCAGGCCCATCTACTGTGCT gCTCACCAGAGCAGTCGTATGATGATCTTCGAGAAGGAGTACTTCATGGGCCGCAGTGTAGAGCTGTGCGATGACTACCCCTCTCTGCAGGCCATGGGCTGGTGCGGCATGGAAGTGGGCTCCATGCATGTGCAGTGTGGCGC tTTTGTGTGTTATGAGTTCCCAGGCTACAGGGGCAGGCAGTACATCATGGAGTGTGAAAGGCACAGTGGAGACTATCAGCACTGGAGATACTGGGGCTCCCACAGTCAGACTCCTCAGATCCAGTCCATCCGTAGGATCCAGCACTAA
- the crybb1l1 gene encoding beta-crystallin B1 — translation MSSGGDKKAASQTDGKAAQTKKSDMGMGMMAYKMYVFDQENFQGRMIEINAECMNVCEMGMDRVRSLRVECGPFVGWEQMNFCGEMYILEKGDYPRWDSWSNCQKNDYLLSFRPVRMDPEKHKICLYEVGDFKGRKMEIMDDDVPSLYSYGFTDRVGSIIVSCGTWVGYQYPGYRGSQYLLEKGDYRHFNEYGARCPQMQSMRRIRDMQWHPHGCYTMATK, via the exons ATGTCTTCCGGTGGAGATAAGAAGGCCGCCTCTCAGACCGACGGCAAGGCCGCCCAGACCAAGAAGTCCGACATGGGCATGGGCATGATGGCCTATAAG aTGTACGTGTTCGACCAGGAGAATTTCCAGGGTCGCATGATTGAGATCAATGCCGAGtgcatgaatgtgtgtgaaatggGAATGGACAGAGTTCGCTCTCTGCGTGTGGAGTGCGGCCC CTTCGTGGGCTGGGAACAGATGAACTTCTGTGGAGAGATGTACATCCTGGAGAAGGGTGACTACCCCCGCTGGGACTCCTGGAGCAACTGCCAGAAGAACGACTACCTGCTGTCCTTCAGACCCGTCAGAATG GACCCCGAGAAGCACAAGATCTGCTTGTACGAGGTGGGTGACTTCAAGGGCCGTAAGATGGAGATCATGGACGATGACGTTCCCAGCCTGTACTCCTACGGCTTCACCGACAGAGTGGGCAGCATCATTGTCAGCTGTGGAAC CTGGGTGGGCTACCAGTACCCCGGTTACCGTGGCAGCCAGTACCTGCTGGAGAAGGGCGACTACAGACACTTTAACGAGTACGGCGCTCGCTGCCCTCAGATGCAGTCCATGAGGCGCATCCGCGACATGCAGTGGCACCCACACGGCTGCTACACCATGGCCACCAAGTGA
- the LOC108424203 gene encoding zinc finger and SCAN domain-containing protein 10-like, with the protein MAMSCLAHIKKEEDAIFLQPVKEEHVESELCPSFIDFIFKQEEELDVKPDVVKEEFFNLTAKKEEPSELIVTPLPEFTSQIPETENLNHVSSVECIRDGLPTQRMPLRQRSRRKKNLLNPSITSSPCQSESEEDDTSDPNWRPHKVQASDMHVLRRPRFQTRNSNDAKAVKKKPDARSPYIPTGSDMKQNREKKAKQSTPTEKSSNPRKHACETCGKAFLSKRDLKRHEHTHTGAKPFTCSVCERKFNDHGNMRKHMVVHTGAQPYSCSLCGRAFSENGNLRRHKFYVHKIRGKDHRQWEPLWHQCVACRRTFKYQKSLSRHMRLWCHRKEDR; encoded by the coding sequence ATGGCGATGAGTTGCTTGGCACATATCAAGAAGGAAGAGGACGCTATATTCCTTCAGCCTGTTAAAGAAGAGCATGTGGAATCAGAACTGTGTCCTTCCTTTATAGACTTCATCTTTAAGCAGGAAGAGGAGTTGGATGTCAAGCCTGATGTAGTAAAGGAAGAGTTTTTCAACTTAACAGCCAAAAAAGAGGAACCTTCAGAACTTATAGTTACACCTCTCCCGGAGTTCACCAGTCAGATtccagaaacagagaatttGAATCATGTTTCTTCCGTTGAGTGCATCCGAGATGGTTTGCCCACACAGAGGATGCCGCTTCGACAGAGaagcaggaggaaaaaaaatttgcTTAATCCTTCAATAACATCATCTCCCTGCCAGTCTGAATCAGAAGAAGATGATACAAGTGATCCAAACTGGAGACCACACAAGGTTCAAGCCTCCGATATGCACGTCTTAAGGAGACCTCGTTTCCAGACCAGAAATTCCAATGATGCTAAAGCAGTCAAGAAAAAGCCTGATGCACGCTCTCCATATATACCCACAGGCTCAGATATGAAGCAAAACCGAGAGAAGAAAGCTAAGCAGAGCACACCTACAGAAAAATCGAGTAATCCACGCAAGCATGCATGTGAAACTTGCGGTAAGGCTTTCCTCTCCAAACGGGACCTGAAACGCCATGAGCACACCCACACAGGAGCCAAGCCATTCACCTGCAGCGTATGTGAGCGCAAATTCAACGACCACGGGAACATGCGCAAGCACATGGTAGTTCATACTGGGGCCCAGCCCTACAGCTGTAGCCTCTGTGGAAGGGCCTTTTCAGAAAATGGGAACCTCCGGCGCCACAAGTTTTACGTTCATAAGATCAGAGGTAAAGACCACCGCCAGTGGGAGCCTCTCTGGCACCAGTGCGTGGCCTGCCGCCGGACATTCAAATACCAAAAAAGCCTAAGCCGGCACATGAGGTTGTGGTGTCATAGAAAGGAGGACAGATGA